One Streptomyces sp. SAI-135 DNA segment encodes these proteins:
- a CDS encoding aldehyde dehydrogenase family protein: protein MTSTHAFWLAGRQVTGEDTFDVTSPWDGRLVGKVAVPDDAQIEEAVAAAYAVRDEFAATPAHVRAAALDHVSRRLVERTEEIAQLISAENGKPVKWARGEVGRAVSVFRFAAEEARRFNGGEAQRLDTDLGGQGRLALTRRFPKGVVLGIAPFNFPLNLCAHKIAPAIAAGAPIILKPAPATPLSGLVIGELLAETELPAGAWSILPVPNDRMPALVQDERLPVISFTGSEKVGYAIMDSVPRKHCTLELGGNGAAVVLGDYASDADLDWAATRIATFSNYQGGQSCISVQRVIADASVYDRLLQRIVAAVEAQVTGDPSDDRTDVGPLVSEDAAVRVESWVKEAVEAGATLLTGGDRDGASYAPTVLADVPADTTISCEEVFGPVLTVQKADGEAQAFAAVNDSKYGLQAGVFTHDLQAAFRAHRALEVGGVVIGDVPSYRADQMPYGGVKQSGVGREGVRFAMDDYTYERVLVLTGLAL from the coding sequence CACCTCCCCGTGGGACGGCCGGCTGGTCGGCAAGGTCGCCGTGCCGGACGACGCGCAGATCGAGGAGGCCGTGGCCGCCGCGTACGCCGTACGGGACGAGTTCGCCGCCACTCCCGCGCACGTCCGCGCCGCCGCCCTCGACCACGTCAGCCGCCGGCTCGTCGAGCGCACCGAGGAGATCGCCCAGCTGATCTCCGCCGAGAACGGCAAGCCGGTCAAGTGGGCCCGGGGCGAGGTCGGCCGTGCCGTCTCCGTGTTCCGGTTCGCCGCGGAGGAGGCCCGGCGGTTCAACGGCGGTGAGGCCCAGCGCCTCGACACCGACCTCGGCGGCCAGGGCCGGCTCGCGCTGACCCGGCGCTTCCCCAAGGGGGTCGTGCTCGGGATCGCGCCCTTCAACTTCCCGCTCAACCTCTGCGCCCACAAGATCGCCCCGGCGATCGCGGCCGGTGCGCCGATCATCCTGAAGCCGGCCCCGGCGACCCCGCTCTCCGGGCTGGTCATCGGCGAGCTCCTCGCGGAGACCGAGCTGCCCGCCGGCGCGTGGAGCATCCTGCCCGTCCCGAACGACCGGATGCCCGCCCTCGTCCAGGACGAGCGGCTGCCCGTGATCTCCTTCACCGGCTCCGAGAAGGTCGGTTACGCGATCATGGACTCGGTGCCCCGCAAGCACTGCACGCTGGAGCTGGGCGGCAACGGCGCCGCGGTCGTGCTCGGCGACTACGCCTCCGACGCCGACCTCGACTGGGCCGCGACCCGCATCGCGACCTTCTCCAACTACCAGGGCGGCCAGTCCTGCATCTCCGTGCAGCGGGTGATCGCCGACGCGTCGGTGTACGACCGGCTGCTCCAGCGGATCGTGGCCGCCGTCGAGGCCCAGGTCACCGGCGACCCGAGCGACGACAGGACCGACGTGGGCCCGCTGGTCAGCGAGGACGCGGCGGTGCGCGTCGAGTCCTGGGTGAAGGAGGCCGTCGAGGCGGGCGCCACCCTCCTCACCGGCGGCGACCGGGACGGCGCCTCCTACGCGCCGACCGTCCTCGCCGACGTGCCGGCCGACACGACGATCTCCTGCGAGGAGGTCTTCGGACCCGTCCTTACCGTCCAGAAGGCGGACGGCGAGGCGCAGGCGTTCGCCGCCGTCAACGACTCCAAGTACGGTCTCCAGGCGGGCGTGTTCACCCACGACCTCCAGGCCGCCTTCCGCGCCCACCGCGCGCTGGAGGTCGGCGGTGTCGTCATCGGTGACGTCCCCTCCTACCGCGCCGACCAGATGCCGTACGGCGGGGTCAAGCAGTCCGGTGTCGGCCGCGAGGGCGTTCGGTTCGCGATGGACGACTACACGTACGAGCGGGTGCTGGTGCTGACCGGTCTCGCCCTCTAG